Within the Rosa rugosa chromosome 2, drRosRugo1.1, whole genome shotgun sequence genome, the region GAaaccaacaaaaataaaattaccGCGGAAGTTCCCAGATCGTTTAAAAGTCGAAGTATCAATGAGATATTGTACACAAGATCTTCATTCTTGTGCAGAAAATCAGCAAAGTTTTTGGCCCCTTCATCATGTGTTGTGGAGAAGAAGGCAAGAGTCAAAATCAGCGAAGCAGATGATGAAATGCAACCATTGCTAAGGTGCTCTTCAAAGGACGGTGTGTAAGCCTTATTGTACCACTCTGCCTCCACCAATAATGCTTTACAGAAATCTCCCCACTGTAAGTTTTTAATACGAAAAGAAGACAATTAGAGTTTAATTCAACCATGATTAAGATTACAAATTGCCATTATTAGCCCATCATCACCATAAGAATTCAGAGTTGTATTTAGGGTCCATTCGATGGATGCAAGGGCTCTCAACTTTTTAATTATGTGCATTTGTCCAAAACAATATGTGCGAAGGAGTATAACTACAAGCCCCGAGACTTTGGGGATAAAGACAGTTCTTTCATTTGGCTACCATTAGACAGATGAGAAGGGAGAAGGCTAATACCACTTTCCTCAAATGAGGTAATACTTGGTTCCAACCATTCTCCTCCTCAATTTCATAAGCAATTTCACAAGTAGTATTGTAGAGTACTTGGAAACAGATCTTCATACACTCCGGAAGCAGCTCAGTTTCCCTAATATCCCACCTATTTAGTTTAAAACAATGTTATTGATCTAACCATTATGAAACAACAACGTACTATGCAAAAGTGCTTACTACATAAGCACTCTTGAAAAACTAACCTTTCAACAACATTGGTGAAATGTTTTAGCTCTTCCAATGAGCCATAAACATCATAAACGTCATCGATGATGAGAATCAGATTGATGACTTTAGTTATCCATTTTCTAAAGGACTGGTACTCAGGCTCGAAAGCTAATCCCACGGCAGACATGAAACATTCGACTAGTCTATCTCTTGCAAAGTCCAAGTTCTTATTGAGACCCAGATTGTTCCACCACCTTATCGAAACCACAAAGCACAATCATCCAAATAAGAAAAGTGAGGACGACTATTTTTAAATAAGACCAAGATTctttcattctcaaaagcaaaaGATTCTTTTGGTCTACTTACATGGATACTTCCCTTAGATCTTTTTGGAGTGTGGCTTGAACCATGTTGAAGTTAAGTTTAGCCAACTCAAGTAAAGTGGTCATGTTGGCTTGATCAGTATGGTCTTTCTCGTAGAATTTGATGTGCCATTTCACATTAAACCACTGCACTCTCCTTTGTGATGGAAGCTCCAGGGCATAAGTCACATGCTTGGAAATGCAATTGTCTATATCATCACACCTAGTATTGGTCTCTCTAAGAGTGACCATTAAAAAAGATTTAGCCTCCTCTAGGATATTTTCACCTTCTAAAGCTAGGTTTGAGGCCTCCAACATTTCAAGCATTCCTTTCACATCCCCTAATGTGTTCTTCTTTAATGTACCCATTTCATCCATCAAACCACCAAATATATCTGAAAATTTTAGTAAACTGGATTAGTACGTACGTTAGATTAGTTAGGAGATAAAATCATTGACCAATTAATACATCTATGTATGTACCTTGTGAAACTTTATAACCATGCTGCCTAAGAATCTTAAAGAGTAGTGCAGCAGCATAGAGATCACATGTTGAACTAATGTATGGATTGCTGTTGTTTTCGAGTTCAACAAATGCTATGGTGTCTAGGGCTTTCTTGATTTCCTTTTCAAAATTGTTGTTGAGGCCTAGTTTTTGGATGCTGTCAATCAGCTCCAACTTGGTTATTAAATCTGATTCCTTACAATCAACAAACATTTCCTTTACATCTTCTATTAGCTTCTGAATCTGAATTCGATAACATTCTCCCTGCTTGCATTTACATATAttctaattaattaataagttAATGTAGTAAATTGGCTATCGAAGAAGTAGCAAAAAGTTAGCGGGAACTCACATCAAATTTGCTGTTAAGGGATTCGAGGAACTCATACTTCCAAATATTTGGCTTGTAATTTGCAGATCGTCTTTGATCATGTACAGAGTAAGAGGGTTCAGATTTCGTCTGCCATTGCAGTATCTGCTGCTCATCAGCTTGAGGGTTTTGCCAGTGCCTACTAGAATTCATAGATATATATAGTTGTTTAAAAATGTATTGAAGTCCTATGTGATCGACAAGGGCTAGCTATAGAAATTGTTGGAGGTGGCAAGTGAACCTTTTTCTATGAGTATTTATAGGCAGATTTACGCGCAGAGTCATCTGACGTTTTACTGGTCATATCCCCGTTCGTAAGCTCGCATTTCACGTGAAATCCAAGGTCTACAAAATGTCACCAATTTGCTCAAGTACGGTCTACTATTGAGAAATGCTTCCACTACGTCTACCTACTCACACATAAAAGATAAAATCTCACCCACATATTTTAATGTTTATGTCacatagaagaaaaatataagagagcaaataattaatatcAATGTATCAATGAAATATAAGATAATTAGGGAGGTACTCAATTCGTTTCCTTTAACACGTAAACAAAGACAAGCATCATATCaaaaaatttcttttggtaaggTAGAACTATTATTAGGACTATTTTTTATATGCATGAAACAAGATTGTACCATAGTGATGTATGGACTCATCTGTATACATAGTTTTAAGGACCCCCAATATCAAACCAACATGATACTTCAAGATTGTGTTGAAACTTTCAGTGATAAATGAGTATCAGTGTTTTTGAGATTTTGGAAGTCTGATAACCTTTAAGCGAAAATACTTTGAACGGAGTTTAATCTACCCGGCCTGTAACCTGTAACCAGTTGGTCATTTAAAATAACCAATATCATTGAGGTTACAAGTTCAATTGTTACTGGCATCATGACATGGGATGGGTAGGTGCGattaaaaattgtaaaaaaaaaaaaaaaaagggtagtTCATAAAAATAACCAATATCGATGATTCTTACTATCGATAGtatttcttgttttggttaacATTGGGGATAACAATGTTCATGGTTGTTTTTATGTTGTTTACTTTTCATTACGGTGCACTCAATGCATTCCATGCAGTTTCATTAAATATTAAGTTCGTATAATCATACCTAACATAGGGGTTTTTTTTTACTATACTTTTTATACACATACTAACTTGGGTAAACACTTGACTTTCATGtgtcaattgaaaaaaaaaaaaataggtagTAGTTAGGCGTGACTTTCAAGTTCTAAAAATTTAATGCATATATATCggcttttttattttgttttattttttttatgttatgaATTTCATTGGTTACTTATTCCAAATGTACGTATGCTATTTAATAATATTCATGGCTATGAGGTAGGTTGTTGAGAGCATTTTTAATACTCTTTATCTTGACTCAGTTATTTTGGAGATGTTTAGCTTTTTTAATTTTAGCACATGCACAAGACTCATTATGGGCTctccattttaatttttagttatCTTGCTCCTAAATATAAACAGCGAGTTGAgactctctattatttttgttaatttagaagattctttttaagttattttatataatttataaataaatttaaattatttttcttcatttaataaataataCTAGACCCAAAACACACACTGTGTGTGTGGGTTtaattttgaggaaaaaaaaagaaaagaaaaacaaaataatcattCGAGAAAACGTGGCGAAtttggaagttttttttttttttccccaccTTTGGTGGGAAAGTGAGAAGTTATAGAGAGAGACTTCAGGGGGAAAGAAACTGGaaatttttttatgttattttgtttattacaattatgttctttgtttattaaaatataattttgGATAATCTATTGTCTAAAGATTTAGTCGTCTTTTCACGTTCACTTTGGCTgacaaaccctcttctcttcataatagtatagataaatttaaaattagctaaaatagagataatTGATGCATGCGTATTTTTAAAAG harbors:
- the LOC133733495 gene encoding (E,E)-alpha-farnesene synthase-like isoform X2, yielding MNSSRHWQNPQADEQQILQWQTKSEPSYSVHDQRRSANYKPNIWKYEFLESLNSKFDGECYRIQIQKLIEDVKEMFVDCKESDLITKLELIDSIQKLGLNNNFEKEIKKALDTIAFVELENNSNPYISSTCDLYAAALLFKILRQHGYKVSQDIFGGLMDEMGTLKKNTLGDVKGMLEMLEASNLALEGENILEEAKSFLMVTLRETNTRCDDIDNCISKHVTYALELPSQRRVQWFNVKWHIKFYEKDHTDQANMTTLLELAKLNFNMVQATLQKDLREVSMWWNNLGLNKNLDFARDRLVECFMSAVGLAFEPEYQSFRKWITKVINLILIIDDVYDVYGSLEELKHFTNVVERWDIRETELLPECMKICFQVLYNTTCEIAYEIEEENGWNQVLPHLRKVWGDFCKALLVEAEWYNKAYTPSFEEHLSNGCISSSASLILTLAFFSTTHDEGAKNFADFLHKNEDLVYNISLILRLLNDLGTSAAEQERGDAASSILCYMREANASEEIARKHIKGMIDNAWKKINEKCFTQMPEISSFINIMTNIARVGHSLYQDGDGFGDQEHGTRRQIQSLLVEPLS
- the LOC133733495 gene encoding (E,E)-alpha-farnesene synthase-like isoform X1, whose amino-acid sequence is MNSSRHWQNPQADEQQILQWQTKSEPSYSVHDQRRSANYKPNIWKYEFLESLNSKFDQGECYRIQIQKLIEDVKEMFVDCKESDLITKLELIDSIQKLGLNNNFEKEIKKALDTIAFVELENNSNPYISSTCDLYAAALLFKILRQHGYKVSQDIFGGLMDEMGTLKKNTLGDVKGMLEMLEASNLALEGENILEEAKSFLMVTLRETNTRCDDIDNCISKHVTYALELPSQRRVQWFNVKWHIKFYEKDHTDQANMTTLLELAKLNFNMVQATLQKDLREVSMWWNNLGLNKNLDFARDRLVECFMSAVGLAFEPEYQSFRKWITKVINLILIIDDVYDVYGSLEELKHFTNVVERWDIRETELLPECMKICFQVLYNTTCEIAYEIEEENGWNQVLPHLRKVWGDFCKALLVEAEWYNKAYTPSFEEHLSNGCISSSASLILTLAFFSTTHDEGAKNFADFLHKNEDLVYNISLILRLLNDLGTSAAEQERGDAASSILCYMREANASEEIARKHIKGMIDNAWKKINEKCFTQMPEISSFINIMTNIARVGHSLYQDGDGFGDQEHGTRRQIQSLLVEPLS